The genomic segment TTGCCAATAAAGTAGATTTATTATTAGTAGCTATATTAACTACTAAATTAGTAGACCTATCACTATCTTCTCCTTTACCAAAAGTTCTTAATCCAATATTGACATGATCAGGAATCATCATTACAATATCCTTTAATGCTTTTTTAGCCCGTAAATACTTCTTATTCTTCTCCACTTTCCCCCACATACTCCCAGAAACATCCCAGATTATTTCAACATTATTAGCATCAGTGAAAGTAGGCAGCTGTCTTTGATCAACTTTCATGTTCTGCGGCTGATTAAATGGTAACTCAGTAATACCTATTACTGCTAATAAAAAGATTGATATTATCATTAATAAAGCTATATTATGCTTAAGCTTCATTTCCGCACCTCCTTCTTCTATTAACTCTATACTCATTCTATTCTTTTAATTTAAAAAATATAACAAATAAAAAAAGACCCGAAGCTTCCGGGCATTTAATACTTAATTAATACAAACTTTATCCTTTCCTTCAGTCTTAGCTCTATATAGAGACCGATCAGCATTATTGATTAAATCTTTCTGAGTTATCCCTTGATTATAAGCTGCAGCACCAATACTAACAGTAATTTTTAATTCCAATCCCTTTTCTTCAACTACCATGTCTCTTACTTGATCATTAATTCTACTTCCCAGCAATCTAGCTCCCTCAATATCGGTTTCAGGCAGTATAATAGCAAATTCTTCCCCACCATATCTAGCTACAATATCTATTTTGCGAGTTGTCTTTTTTAAAATAGTGGATAATTCTTCTAAAACTTTATCACCAACCAAATGGCCATAAGTATCATTTATCTCTTTAAAATCATCTATATCCAGTAATAATAACGACAAATCCTGTTGATACCTTTTAGCCCTATCAATTTCCTCACTTAAAGCATGTTGAAAATAACTGTAATTATATAATTGAGTCAAACCATCTTTAATAGCCTGTTCCTCCATTTGGTTATACATCCTAGCATTTTCAATAGCAATTGCTATCTGATTAGCTAAAGTATTCAAGAATCTTTCATCATCCCCATTGAAGCTATGGCTTATCATAGTATTAACAGCAGTAATAATTCCAATAACATCATCCCTTAATCTAAGCGGAACAGCTATAGCAGACTTCATCTCTAAAAAATTTAATTCTTCTTTAACTTTATCAGGTACCTCATTAAAAACAACTATTTCCTGACTCTCAATTATCCTGCCAAAAAAATTACTTTCCATATTAAAGACTTCCTTCTTATCAGACTTATCCGGCCAGCCGCGGCTAGCTTCTAATGATAATTCTTCTCTATCTTCATCAAATAATAATGTAGCACAGGAAGAAACACCCATAGTTCCCACTATTACATCAATAGCCAATTCCAACACCTGATCTAAATCAAGAGTTGAATTTATAGTTGTACTGATCATCTGTAATGTTGAAAGTTCAGCCACATTTCTCTGCATTCGTTCAAATAATTTATTCCCTTTAATTAGACAGACAACCTGTGTAGCCAAAGTATTCATCATCTTTAATTCTTGCTGTTGAAACTCATTTTTACTGGCAGTAAATAATATACCGTAGATCTCATCTTGTTCTTCATTATTTTCAATTAAAGGAACCGCCAATAAATCATCGTAGCCCGACTCTTTAATAAAACCAAACTTCTTATCTAATCTTAAACCATTATTAACTATCAATTCTTGCTCATCACTTATAAGTTCTAAAACATCTTCACTAATCTTTTCTGGAATAAAACCTGGTTCTATATTATTTACAGCTTTATAAGATATATATTCCTTATCATCATCTAAAATCATGATACCTCCTGCCTCTACCTCCAATATTTCACAGGTCATATCTACTATCAATTCTAAAGTCTGATATAAATCAATACTGGGATTAACTACTTCCTGAGTCAATTTACTGATAAAATTTAAATTCTTTAGTGACTTATTTAACTTATCTGTTTTTTCATCTTTTACCTCTTCTACTGCTTTAACTTGATATAATTTATCAATAATTAATATAAAAGAACAAATAATTCCTCCAACAATAAAAAACTTAATAACAAATAATCCTGTTTCTTTCATATTCATTGCCTTCCTTTTTAATAGAATAGCCATGAACCATCTCTATAATTATATTTGTTTATCTAGAGAAGATTCATGGCTAGTAGTTACTATAATTTAATCATTCTTGCTCGTAAGCTAGAAGGATTACCTTCTGGTCTTTACGGTCAGCTAAAGTTTCTTCCATTTTATTTAATTTTTGAATTTGAGATTCATCCAATTCAGCAAATCTTACCTCTTCCATATCCATTATAAAGTCAACTCCTTTACTGCAGTTTAATCTTATTCTACAGCAAAAGAAAGAGATTTATGCAACACAGATTTAACCAGAATTAGTCGAGCCTAAATTTACTACACTATTCTTGCCACAACGGCAGTCCGGTTATTTCATCATATCCCCGCACAAATGCTTCTCCTGTATATTCTTCAATAATATATTCACCAGCAAATACAGTTGTTCCTTCAGCTAAATGGCCTCCAAAAAGATTACCTTCTTCATCTCCAAATGATATATGGGCATGAATTATCGGCTCACCATCTTTTAGAGAAATATTACCGTTACAGTTTACTATCTCCAGTTCATCAGTGAACTGTTTATCATTATACTCTTCTTCTTTTTGATCATAGAATGAAATTGTAGCTTCTTTAACAGCTCCAATAACTGTTACTTTCCCTGTCTCAATTCCTTTCTCCTTTACTATTTCAATTAAGGACTCAATTAAGTCTGATCCATGAGGTAACCGTCCCATATACACATTCTCTATTTCATATTCTCTTACCATTCTTGTTCCTCCCTCTTTAATTAATTTGATAATCATCCTTACTTAATGTATAATCATCTGTTCTGTTATTATCATCATTCTGGTTTACTGCTGTATTATCCTTTAATTCATACTCTTTTAGTTCTTGTAAAAAGAAATTCCAAACTACTGTCAAGACTACTGCATCATCCAGCCATCCAAATATAGGTATAAAATCACTTACCAAATCAATGGGGGAAACAACATAAATAATCGGTAGAATCAATAACAATTTCTTTAATTTAGAAACTTCTTTATCTTTTAAAAATCCAATCAACCGTCTAATCACACTTCCCCAACGAAAAATCGAAGAAATCTTCATTTTTAAACCTCCATTAAGTTCATAAACTCTTATTATTTAATTCTTCTATAATTATACACTACTTATCCTTTAAAATACAGAATAATACTAAAACAAAATATAACTAATTTTCAAATTATTAATTATAGAATTAACAACCGAACTTAAAGAAGAATTAGAAGACTCCATTCCTCAATTAAAATGATTATATATTAAATTCTATTTTCTCCAACAACAAAATTAGGTAAAGTTACACATCCTGTAGAGCTGGCAATCAGATTATCCTTTCCTGCTCGAGTATAGATACCTGCAAATGATAAATTATACATAAAAAGCCCTAAAGTATATTTAAATGATTCAAGCCTTAACTCATCTTCTTCTAAGACTGCCATTTCTAACTCAGGAATAGAACAGAATTTCTGAACTAAATACTGTTCTGGTTGTATATTATTTAAAGCATCTTCCCACTGGCTTGGGGTTAAATCACAGCCGATATAGACTCCTTGGGCACCATAAAAATCAAGCGGTTTCAATACTAACTCTTCCCTATTATCCTTGATATAATTTAACTGCTGACGTTCTTTAGTTATTAAAGCAGTTTCAGGAATATATTCTTCAATAAATCTTCTATCTTCTTTATCTAAAAATCCTGTCTTATCTTCATCATGTAAAATAGCAAAAATAATCTTATTATGAATAATCTGTGACCTAAAAGAACCTACTATACAGACATCCTGATTATAATAAGCAGCTAATAAATCTTCAATTTCTGAATAATACTCCATAATATCAATTGTTACTGCCCGACGGTAAATTAAATCTATCTCTAAACCCCCATAATAAAGCTTATTATTTTCATACTTTAACTCTCTTGGATCTACAATTACTGTTCTATAACCGCTATTTTGCAGTAACACCCTAAAGTATTCAAACTCACTAACCATACCTAAATTATCAAAATCCATAATAGCAATATTAGGACTGTCATCCTCAGGATTAAACTCTTGATAATTAGCAAGTAAGATATCTAGCCATTCATCTAATAATTCACAATAAGCAAAATTATAATCTGTTTTTTCAGTTAAGCCCTTGATACCTTCTGCCTGTAGAAATTTTTTCTCTAACACATTAGTCTTTACCATTCCTGAAGAACCATCTGTATTCAACTCACAGAATTTATAATCTTCCTCTCCATAATAAAAGATATCAAATCTAGCCATCGGAACTGGACTTGAATATCCAGGATTTGCTAGAATCAGATCCTCTAATTCCTGTGAAAAGCCAAAGTAAGATCTAAATTCTTCATCAACCAAATAACGATTAATTACTTTAGTTAAGATACTGCTTAACTTAGCCGTTAATCGAGAAATCTGGTCTATCTCTGATTGGCTAAAGAATAAAGGCTGATAGAGGATAGGAATTACTTCTCCATGATAATAGATATTCTCAGCTTCTAATTTATGATAAATTTTCTCTAAATCCCGAGCATACTTATCCGGCTCTTCAGCTAAAAGATTATGATATTCTACAACAGCTTCTTCTAACACTCTTTCTTCACCTCTGTTTCTAACCTTGAATTAAGAATTAACCAATCTATAGCCTGGCGTTTATCAAAACCAGCAGCTAATTTTTCTCTAGTTTTATCCACTGGCGTCTTATTATCACTTAATAACTTCTCAAGGGAAATTAAATACTCTTTTTCAACATCAGGCAGCCCTTCTTTGGCCCACTGCAGCAATCTTTTTCCTAACTCCAGAACCTGATAGTTATCTAATTTCGCTACTAATCCTTTTTTAACTACATCTTCTCTAGCCTTCTGGACTTCTTCATATGTAATATCAGCAATCAACTTAGAAACCCTTTCTAAATTCTGATCATTATAAAGCAGTCCTTTCCAGAAAGCCACAGCAGCAAAATTAAGCTTGGGAGGTATAGAATCTATCATTCTAATTTCAATAAAGTTTTTAGCCCGTACATCAGGAAAGAACATCGTCAGTACATGTTCTAATTCCTTTTGACTTAAATCTTGAGTTTTAAATATGTCGCGACAGGTTTTCTGTCCAGCAGAAATGAATTCCGAACCCTGTTTTAATAAAATAGGAGACCGATTTAAAATATATTCAGCATACTTTCGATAATTAAAGTCTTTATCAAAAGCTTCCTTTACCGTACCACAGCGGTCAGGATCACAGTGAGACCAAATATCTGTTCTGATATTATAAGCTTCATACTCCTCGCTTTCAAAGAAAGCAGCATTATCAAATAATGCTGCAACAGCTGGAGCTAAAGTATTAGCAATTCTAAACTTCTTGATAAAATCAGTTTCATTTATATAATCCAAAGCTACTTGAATTGAAGCTGTACCTTTCATCATATTATGGGCATACTTACCCCTCTTACCTAAATACTTAGACATAATCTGATAACGCTTTTTGGGATTCCATTCAATTTCTGAAATCTTACTTTCAATCTGATAACCAGCAGTTATTAATAACTGATTATTTTGATTTAAAATCGGCAATAATTCTTTTAAGAAAGCATAATATCTATCTTCTAAGTCTGTTATCCTTCTTTCAGGCTCTATACTTATTTCTAATTGGCCGCCAGGCTCTAAAGTAATCACTGCTCCTTCTTTATTAGCCTGAATTAAATGATTTCCTTCCCTTCTACCCTCCCACCCCTGTCTTACTAACTGAGCTAAAATCTTTTCAATCCCCGCTTCTTCAGAATAAGAAACAGTCTTTAAGGTGTCGCTATCTACCACAAAATGTTCAATCTCTAATCCTACCGCTTTATTCTCCTTATTTTTCTCACTAGACTTAAAATAAGCCTCAAATCTATCCAATTGTTCTTTGTAGTCCATTTTTTCACCTCGTTTTCTATACTACTTATATTTTATGACTTCAAATATAATTCCACCAACATATTTGACAATAGTTTCAAAAAAGATTATCATTATTATAAAAGAATTCCATTATCTGAAATAGAAAGGAGATTAAATTATGAATTACAATTTTGTTCATACCTGCATTAGAGTTTTAGATCTAGAAGAATCAAAAGCTTTCTACAAAAATGCATTAAATTTAGAAGTTGCCCGTGAAAGAGACTTTCCAGAAGATAAATTTACTTTAGTCTATATGAAAAGACCTAACGACAGTTTTGAATTAGAATTAACTTATAATTATGACCGCGAAGAACCATATACTATCGGTGACGGCTATAGCCATCTTGCCGTTACAGTAGATAATTTGAAAGCTTCTTATCAACAACATAAAGATGCTGGTTATGAAGTTGGAGATATCAAAAGTCTCAATGAAGAAGCAGAAGGCGGTTATTATTTCCTAACTGACCCTGATGGATACAGAATTGAAGTAATCCAAAAATAAAATTAAGCTAACAGCCTCCTGATATCCGGGAGGCTGCTTATTTTTTACTTTTTATCATATCATTTTTTTAACATTACATCAAGTTAATTCCTCAGCTCCAGTTTATTTCTCTAGTTAACTAAATAATACTGAAATAAAAGGGGTTATCAAACCCATAATCAGGCCTAAAACAGCTCCAAACCAGGTAATAGCATTCAACTCTGTCTCAATAACACTTAATAATAGATTTTCTACTTCTAAAATGTCAAAGTCATTAACCTTCTTTATTACCATCTCTTTAAAATCTAAAGTAGACAGTACTCTACCTAAATGGTTCTCAATAATATATTCAAGACTACCTACAACACCTAATTCTACTTTCTGTAAAGTAACTGCATCCAATTTATTAAAGTAATACCTTACCGGCCGCTCGCTCAGCTTGTCCAGCTGCTGGTCAACCCATGATTCTATTTTAGCAGATAAGAAATCACTTTCTATTACCTTCTCTATTAGCTCCTCAATTACAGTAATTATCTTATCATTATTAGTTAAATCTTTTTTAGCTAACTTATCAACGACTGATTCCTCTAAACTATTAAATAATTTATCTACTACTTCTTCAGTTGCTGTTTTTTCTAGAATAAAGTCTATCACTTCAATTAAATCCTCATCATCAAACTTATCAATAATTACAGCAGCTTCAGTTTCAAAAATTGAATCCAAAAATTCATCCAGCTTAGCTATTATTTCTTTTTGGCTTTCAGGTTCTTCTAGAAACTTAACGATATAGTCTATAAACTGATTAACAATCTTTTCTTTATCTAAAAAACCGCCTACCATCTGCATCACTGAATTACTGCCTAAAGCCTCATCAAGTTTCTTATTTATTCGTTCTTTAGCTGTTTCAGAATCAAGAAATGAAATCAATTTTTCTACAAACTCTGGTCCCTGGTCTGATAACCATTCACTTAGATTTTCATTCATTCCATCCGGTAGAAAATCACTCACAGTCTTCTGATTATCTTTTATTCTCTCAAGCCTATTATTTAAAAAGACAAGTAACCCTTCCTTAGTCGAATCCCGATACAGATTGGATAACAGAAAAGTACTCAATTTATTTTTGAAGTCTTGGTATTCATCGGAAGCCAGATAATCTTCTAATCTTTCAATATCAATCTGGGCTAATTCTTTCTTTACTACACTCATTATTTCTTCTTTATCTAATAATCCTTTAATTCCAGTAGAAATCATCTTCTTCATTTCAGCTTTTAACTCTTCTCTATCATCAGAATTAGAGACAGCTAAATCCAAAAGTTCCTGTAGATTCCGTTCTTCTTCTTTCAAACTCTTAATTCTTTCGTTTACAAAGCCTTGTATCTTTTCTTTCATATCTTCTCCCTGCAATATTTCATGAAAAGCATCAGGGGTTAATAATTCCTCTCCTACGGCATCACCGATGCTCTCAGCCAATTTACCTCTCCGCCGAGGAATAACTCCGGGAGTAAAGGGAACCTTCATTCCTAAAATTCTCTTTTCTTCTAACGGCTTAAAGAGCATCTTAACTGCTACCCAGTTAGTACAGTAGCCAATAACTGATCCTACTAATGGACTAACAACAAAAGTCAAATTCATTATCTTTCCCTCCTGAATTAACAATTCCTAACTTGATTATTTATAACTTAAAGCTAAATTTCTTATTCTATATCTTTATTAGAATTCCTGCTAATTATTTCTATCTATCAATAGTTAATTAATATACTTATGAATGCTAATTATATATTTTCAGTTAACTCTTTATTGATATATTGTTGCAGTTTCAAGATATTGCAGTGATAGTCAATATGTATCCGCCGCTTGCCGTTCGCTCAACGTCCTGTTTCGCTCACTGTCAAAAACTGCCCCTCCGTCGTCCATGACTCCGGGTCAGTTTTAAGAGTCGCTCTGGACACATATTGACTATTGATAATAGAATAGATTGCTATGGTTATCACCAATAGGAGTTGCTGTAAGCATATATTGACTATTTGCAATATTACATTGCAATTACAGCATAGAAATTTCATTAATCTGGTTTTAAACGCCCCCCTCGGATAATTTTGCACAATTAGTTGATATATTTCAAAAAGCAACTTAAAGCAGCCCCATAAGAGAAAATAATTAATATACAAAGTAGGCTCTTTAAATCGTATCTCTAAGATTAATTTATTGCTGATTGACTAGGGCTGATTTTGGCAGCGTTTGAAATATATCAACTCTAAACTGCAACATTATATCAATATAACTGCACTTTTATCTAAAATTCAGCTTAAATTAACATCTATGATAGATATACATATATTTGAATAAAATAATTAAATAGTCCTGCAAAGCTTAACTATATAACTTTCCAGTATAATAATTCTTTTTAGGTAGAACATAAAGAATAAATACTAAAGGAGTGAACTAAATGGAGAATAGAAATTTGACTGATGTAATTATTGAGCAGTTAGATAAATGGAATGTTGAGCATATTTACGGCTATTCGGGAGATACAATTTTAGAATTCTTCTCTGCTCTCAGTAACTCGCCTATTAAGCTCTACACTTCAAAACATGAAGGCACTGCTGGACTGATGGCTTCAGCAGAAGCAAAATTAAATGATGAATTGGCCGTCTGTGTAGCCCATAGCGGTCCCGGTACAGCCAATATTATTAATGGTATCGGTGATGCTTACAGTGATAGAGTACCGCTATTATTAATTACTGGTCAGGTTCCTACCTGGAATATAGGAACTGATTATAAACAGTTTGTCAATCAATTAGAATTAACCAAACCGCTAACTGTCTTCTCCAGTCTCGTTACTAATCCGGATTCTATAGTTGATTTAATGGTTAAAGCAATGACGATGTCTATTGTGAACGGAGGCGTTAGCCATTTAGCTATTCCTATGGATTTATGGCAGGCAGAAACTACTGCTGTTCCTAGAGAGTATCCATCCCATTTAAATAAAAAAGAAATTCCAAAAGAAAAAATAATTAACAAAGCAGTAGATAGAATAAATCAAGCAAATAAACCTGTTATTCTCTATGGCCGCGGTGCAAAAGAATGTAAGAAAGGATTAAAAGAACTGGCCCAACAGATTGATGGTGGTTTGATTTATACTCTCCCTGCTAAAGGAATCATTTCTGATAATTGTCCCCTATCCCTCGGCGGATTAGGTTTAGCAGGCAGTGATATAGCAAGCCAGCTGTTGAATGAAGCCGATTTAATTATTAACTTTGGAGCAACCTGGTGGCCAATGGATTATGTACCCCGACAACCAGAGGTAATCCAATTCGATACAGTTAAAGAGAATATTGGTTTAGCCCATCCAGTAGAATTAGGAATTTTAGGTGATATTAAGAAGTCTATTACTTCACTACTAAAAAAACTCCCCGAAAAAGATAATCAAGCCTGGCGGTCAGAAATTAGTTCTGCCCGTAAGACCTGGTTAGATAGTCTAGAAGAAAGTGTTGAAGTAGCCGAAACTCCATTAACTCCCCAGTCTGTTATTCAAACCATCAGCAATAAAACTACCGAAAATGAAATTATATCCCTTGACTCGGGAGATAACGTAGTCTGGTTCGGCAAATATTTTACTGACCAATGCCAAGATGTTCTAGTCTCCGGCAGCTGGCGAACTATGGGATTTGGCGTACCGGCATCTCTAGCAGCTAAGATAAATCAGCCTGAAGCTCCTGTAACATCTATTACTGGCGACGGCGGTATCAGTATGGTATTGGCTGAAATTTTAACTGCTGTTAGATATGATCTACCTGTTAGAATTATCATTATGAATAATGGTACATTAGCTATGGAAAGAAATAGAATGACTACAGCCGATCTTATACCGGAAGAAGTAGATTTGACCAATCCGGATTTTGTTCAGTTTGCTGAATCCTGTAATGCTCAAGGCTTTAGACCGGAAAGCATTAGCGAATTAGAGAATATACTAGAGCAGACTCAACAGCTAAATGAAGTAGCTGTTATTGATGTGCCAACTCAAGCTTCTACAGTACCAGGAACTAAATTGATGTAATAAGCTACTCTTCCCAATTGATAATCTTTTTTTCTAGCCAAGCAACTAGATAATAGAGTAATCCAGCCAATACAGATAGAATAATCACACTGGTCATTACCAAATCTAACTTGAATACCTGACCACCATAAACAATTAGATATCCTAATCCGGCTTCGGAAACTAAGAATTCACCTACTATTGTCCCTACTAATGAAAGACCTATATTTACCTTTAAAGCTCCAAAAATAGTAGGTAGATTATCCGGTAAGACTACCTTCTTAAAGATCTGAAACTTATCTGCTCCTAAGGTCCTCAGTAGCTTTATTTTATTCTGGTCTGTCTCTTTAAAACCATTATAGACCATCACAATTGTAACTATAATTGAGATCAAAAGTGCCATGCCGATGATGGCTATAGTACCGTTCCCTAACCAGATAATCAATACTGGTCCTAAAGCCATCTTCGGTAATGCATTTAATACAATAATAAATGGTTCGAAGATCTGAGATAAATAATCAGACCACCATAGAATACTTGCAATCACTAATCCACCGGTAGCACCAAGTAAAAATCCAATCAAAGTTTCATATACTGTTACCCAGATATGCTTAAATAACTCCCCATTCAATGACATCTCATAAATAGTCTTTATAATCTGAGAAGGATAACTGGTAATAAAGGGATCAACAATTTTATATTTTGCTGCCAGCTGCCAGCCTATGATTAAAGCAGCTAAAATTAAAATCTGTAGTGTATTGATACTAATCTTTCTCAGCCGCATTTTCTTTAAATACTTTCCATGTTCATCTGTAACTGAATCTTTAGTTAAATACTTATTCAGTACAGCCTTTATTCTTTCAAACATAGACATCCAGCTCCTCCCAGATAGAATTAAAGTAATATCTAAACTCCTCAGCTTCCCGAGCTTTAAAGGTAGAAAAGTCTCCACTTATAGCTAAATCAATCTTATATTCTTCTTTGATACTACCAGGACGTTCTGTAAAGACCAAAACTCTATCAGACATAGCAACTGCTTCAGCAATATCATGAGTAACTAACACTACTGTCTTTTCTTTGTTTCGCAGTATCTGAGCTACTTCATCCTCTAAAGTCAGCTTGGTATGATAATCCAGAGCAGAAAATGGTTCATCCAACAGAAGTATCTCTGGTTCAAAAATCAACGTCCGGGCTAGTGCTACCCTCTGACGCATACCGCCGGATAACTGAGTAGGATAATAGTCTGCAAAGCCTTCTAATCCATAATCAGCCAGCAACTGCCGGGCTTTCTGTCTGCTTTTAGCTGTTAATTCATCTTTAACCTCAAGTCCTATTAGAATATTATCAAGAATTGTCCGCCACGGAAAGAGATAATCCTCCTGCAGCATATATCCTACCTTCTCATCAATTCCTTTAACTCTCTTACCATCAATAGTAACCTGCCCGCTAGTAGGTGACAACAATCCAGATACAAGAGAAAGAGCAGTTGTTTTACCACAACCACTGGGGCCAACTAAACTAACAAATTCATTCTCTTCAACGCTAAAGGAAAGATCCTTTAAAGCTTCTGTCTCCTCGGCTACAGTATGATACTTCATCCCCACCTCCTTAAACTGAATTTTATTCATTTTAACTCCCTCCTTACTCAGTATTCTTTACAGCTTCTTCAGCAAACTTAGTATCTACTATTACTTCATAATCTACCTTTTTATCTAATTCATCCGCTTCCATAATTATATCCTGCCAGTAATCCAATTCGGATTTTGATAAAATAGGATTATGGGCCCAGGTATTCTGACCTTTATATCTCTTAACCACCTTAACTAAAATATCATCTTCTAATTCTGAAAATGACGGTTTAATTACTTCAGCTATCTCTTTTGCTGAATGATCATAGGTCCACTTCTGGGCCCGATAGACTGCATTAGTAAACTTCTGAATCACTTCTGGATTATCAGCAATATAATCCTTGCAGGCCATATAAGCAGTATATGGTACCTTTCCTCCTAATTCTCCAAAGGAGGCTACTACATAACCTGCTCCCATCTTTTCCAGTTTTGATGCTTTAGGTTCAAATAACTGAACAAAATCTCCTAAACCATTTTTGAAAGCAGGAGCATTAGCAGAGAAGTCTAAACTAGTATTAATCTGAACATCTTCAAAAGGCTCAATGCCATTATGGCGCAGTACATACTCCATTACCATCTCCGGAGCTCCGCCAGGACGGTTACCGATAACCTTTTTGCCTCTCAGATCCTCCAGCATAAAGTCCGGCATCGGCTCTCTGGCTAAAAGAAATGAACCGGCCTTTTGAGTCAATTGAGCAAAATTAATCGGATGATTATCTGCTCCCCGCTGATAGATATAGATCGACGGTTCCGGTCCAATTAAGGCAATATCTGCATGATCTGACATAAGGGCAGTAGCAGCTTTATCTCCTCCCCAGGCTGTAGATAATTCAACTTTTAATCCTTCCTGCTTAAAGAAGCCTTTATGTAAGGCTACATATTGTGGAGTATAGAAAATAGAATGAACTACTTCATTAAGCCTAACTTCTGTTGCTGCTAACCCCGTCAAACTCGTTCCAACCAATAAAACCATTACTAACCCTACAGTTAATAATTTCTTCATTTCTTATCCTCCTCATTTGGATTCCTAATACCTATATTATTCAATTCTTTAGTCTTCGTGAATAAAAAAAGAGCAAGCAGAAATTAACCTGCTTGCTTAGAAAATAGAATCTGAGTCTATAAATTTATAATTTCTCCTTTAACTGGTCCATAGATTCATAATGGCTCCATTGATTAAATGAAGGATGGGGAATATTCCAGATAACTTCTTTCTGATTGATAATCTTTTCGGAATTTTGAATTAACTGTAGATAATTTACTGCTAATTTACCACAGGGAACTAGATATGTTA from the Acetohalobium arabaticum DSM 5501 genome contains:
- a CDS encoding vWA domain-containing protein, translating into MKLKHNIALLMIISIFLLAVIGITELPFNQPQNMKVDQRQLPTFTDANNVEIIWDVSGSMWGKVEKNKKYLRAKKALKDIVMMIPDHVNIGLRTFGKGEDSDRSTNLVVNIATNNKSTLLAKINNLKPAGKSPIGKALSQAGVDLINLDGNNHILLVTDGRDTGNIVPSRVADRLSKNGIYIHVLKIGAVGNQQRAVLKSIARLGGGRYFTYSERHAVVPTMNLVESTDN
- a CDS encoding sensor domain-containing diguanylate cyclase; protein product: MKETGLFVIKFFIVGGIICSFILIIDKLYQVKAVEEVKDEKTDKLNKSLKNLNFISKLTQEVVNPSIDLYQTLELIVDMTCEILEVEAGGIMILDDDKEYISYKAVNNIEPGFIPEKISEDVLELISDEQELIVNNGLRLDKKFGFIKESGYDDLLAVPLIENNEEQDEIYGILFTASKNEFQQQELKMMNTLATQVVCLIKGNKLFERMQRNVAELSTLQMISTTINSTLDLDQVLELAIDVIVGTMGVSSCATLLFDEDREELSLEASRGWPDKSDKKEVFNMESNFFGRIIESQEIVVFNEVPDKVKEELNFLEMKSAIAVPLRLRDDVIGIITAVNTMISHSFNGDDERFLNTLANQIAIAIENARMYNQMEEQAIKDGLTQLYNYSYFQHALSEEIDRAKRYQQDLSLLLLDIDDFKEINDTYGHLVGDKVLEELSTILKKTTRKIDIVARYGGEEFAIILPETDIEGARLLGSRINDQVRDMVVEEKGLELKITVSIGAAAYNQGITQKDLINNADRSLYRAKTEGKDKVCIN
- a CDS encoding PPC domain-containing DNA-binding protein, with the protein product MVREYEIENVYMGRLPHGSDLIESLIEIVKEKGIETGKVTVIGAVKEATISFYDQKEEEYNDKQFTDELEIVNCNGNISLKDGEPIIHAHISFGDEEGNLFGGHLAEGTTVFAGEYIIEEYTGEAFVRGYDEITGLPLWQE
- a CDS encoding YkvA family protein, which gives rise to MKISSIFRWGSVIRRLIGFLKDKEVSKLKKLLLILPIIYVVSPIDLVSDFIPIFGWLDDAVVLTVVWNFFLQELKEYELKDNTAVNQNDDNNRTDDYTLSKDDYQIN
- a CDS encoding glutathionylspermidine synthase family protein — protein: MLEEAVVEYHNLLAEEPDKYARDLEKIYHKLEAENIYYHGEVIPILYQPLFFSQSEIDQISRLTAKLSSILTKVINRYLVDEEFRSYFGFSQELEDLILANPGYSSPVPMARFDIFYYGEEDYKFCELNTDGSSGMVKTNVLEKKFLQAEGIKGLTEKTDYNFAYCELLDEWLDILLANYQEFNPEDDSPNIAIMDFDNLGMVSEFEYFRVLLQNSGYRTVIVDPRELKYENNKLYYGGLEIDLIYRRAVTIDIMEYYSEIEDLLAAYYNQDVCIVGSFRSQIIHNKIIFAILHDEDKTGFLDKEDRRFIEEYIPETALITKERQQLNYIKDNREELVLKPLDFYGAQGVYIGCDLTPSQWEDALNNIQPEQYLVQKFCSIPELEMAVLEEDELRLESFKYTLGLFMYNLSFAGIYTRAGKDNLIASSTGCVTLPNFVVGENRI
- a CDS encoding glutamate--cysteine ligase is translated as MDYKEQLDRFEAYFKSSEKNKENKAVGLEIEHFVVDSDTLKTVSYSEEAGIEKILAQLVRQGWEGRREGNHLIQANKEGAVITLEPGGQLEISIEPERRITDLEDRYYAFLKELLPILNQNNQLLITAGYQIESKISEIEWNPKKRYQIMSKYLGKRGKYAHNMMKGTASIQVALDYINETDFIKKFRIANTLAPAVAALFDNAAFFESEEYEAYNIRTDIWSHCDPDRCGTVKEAFDKDFNYRKYAEYILNRSPILLKQGSEFISAGQKTCRDIFKTQDLSQKELEHVLTMFFPDVRAKNFIEIRMIDSIPPKLNFAAVAFWKGLLYNDQNLERVSKLIADITYEEVQKAREDVVKKGLVAKLDNYQVLELGKRLLQWAKEGLPDVEKEYLISLEKLLSDNKTPVDKTREKLAAGFDKRQAIDWLILNSRLETEVKKEC
- the gloA gene encoding lactoylglutathione lyase — encoded protein: MNYNFVHTCIRVLDLEESKAFYKNALNLEVARERDFPEDKFTLVYMKRPNDSFELELTYNYDREEPYTIGDGYSHLAVTVDNLKASYQQHKDAGYEVGDIKSLNEEAEGGYYFLTDPDGYRIEVIQK